One window of the Vicia villosa cultivar HV-30 ecotype Madison, WI unplaced genomic scaffold, Vvil1.0 ctg.003865F_1_1, whole genome shotgun sequence genome contains the following:
- the LOC131641576 gene encoding uncharacterized mitochondrial protein AtMg00810-like: MVTRNRLENLLKFKELMMKEFEMSDLGKLFYFLGMEYQMSKQGMVLHQKKYVKKILRRFRMDDLNPASSPVGTKLKLEKHGEEDKVNVTLFKKIIGSLRYVCNSRPDIGFAIGLVSVSWRF; the protein is encoded by the coding sequence ATGGTAACTAGAAATAGATTGGAGAACTTGTTGAAGTTCAAAGAGTTAatgatgaaggaatttgaaatgtcggatCTAGGAAAATTGTTTTATTTCCTAGGCATGGAATATCAAATGTCGAAGCAAGGAATGGTGCTGCATCAAAAGAAGTATGTCAAAAAGATACTCAGGAGATTCAGAATGGATGATTTGAATCCGGCATCCTCACCTGTCGGAACAAAATTGAAgttggagaagcatggagaggaagACAAAGTCAATGTAACTTTGTTCAAGAAAATTATTGGATCTCTGAGATATGTGTGCAACAGTCGACCTGATATAGGTTTCGCAATCGGATTAGTgagtgttagctggagattttga